The following nucleotide sequence is from Podospora bellae-mahoneyi strain CBS 112042 chromosome 1 map unlocalized CBS112042p_1, whole genome shotgun sequence.
GATGATGGAAGTGAGAGGCCTCTTTTCCAAAGCCCTCCAGCCTCTGGTCGACAAGTTGAGCGCCCAGAATATTTACTTTGGAAGGGATCCCATGAGTCTGACTACCTATGGCCTGATGAAATCGAGAAGTGACTGGCTTGCCGGAGCTGGCAGACACGCAAACCAGGGATTAAAGTTTGCCATGTTCGCCGTGTTCAGCATTCTTCAGAGCCTGTCGCACTCGATAAAGTTGTTAAATTTCCACGGGATCAAGCCATTTTATCACAACCTGTTGGAGTTTCGCAAttcggaggaggaaaaggggggaaaggatTCCAGCATGAGGCGGCAGGTCATCAATGACGAAAGCTTCAAAAAGATGATGACCATGATCGAGAAATGGATGAAATTGGACGGCTTCAGTGGGCATCCCAAGCTGGATTGTCTCTGCGAGACTCTTGTGCATCACTTTATGGATGCCGGGGAAGGGTCCAGCACAAGAGTCATCGTCTTCAGCGAGTATCGAGACAGCGCCGAGGAGATTGTGCGAGTTTTAAACAGCAAGCCTTTGATCAGCGCCACAGTCTTTGTGGGTCAAGCAGATTCCAAGAGAAGTGAAGGTATGAAGCAAAAGCAGCAGATTGAAACGATTGAGAAGTTCAAGAACGGCCAGTACAATGTTCTCGTCGCCACATCCATCGGCGAAGAAGGTCTCGACATTGGCCAAGTTGATCTTATCGTCTGTTATGACGCGTCATCCTCTCCGATCCGCATGTTGCAGCGAATGGGACGCAcggggagaaagagagcagGCAAAATTGTGCTTCTCTTGATGAAGGGAAAGGAACAGGAGAAGTTTTTGGAGGCGAAGGACAACTACGCAAGAATGCAGCAGCTCATCTGTGACGGCGATAGTTTCAACTTCCGCCATGACCTATCCACGCGAATTATCCCAAGAGATATAAAGCCAGAAGTTGATAAGCGCATGGTGGAGATACCGATTGAGAACACACAGGATCCCTCCCTGCCTGAGCCTAAAAAAGCAGGAGCCCGGAAGAAAGCATCGAAGAAAAAGTTCAACATGCCCGATGGTGTAGAGACTGGGTTCGTCAAGGCATCCGATTTCTTTGGGAAAGCAGCTGCCAAAAAAACAGCACCACCCAAACCGGTCGAGCCGCAGGAGACTGACGAGATCGCGGAACCACCTCCTCTTGGAAAGGTCGTTTTGAGCAAAGCGCAGATCGAGGAACTGGACAGACGGTATCGGAGTCTGCCAGGAAACGCAAATGCCGAGGTTGGGCCTATCGATTTTGGTGCTCATTCTCAGAGGTTCCTGCGGCCGACATCCCTTGTGAGACATGGCAAGAAGACAAAACGATTTGTCAAGCTGATGAAAAAGTTGGGAGACAGCCAGGACCCCTTCGAAAAGTTCACAGCACCATATGGAGATACTGACATGTCTAACTGGGGGGATCTTCCAGTCCCCATCTTTGCGTCAGATACGGACGCTtctgaagatgaagactcAGCTGGAACAGGGACGGGTGGCAACCGAGGCAAAAAGCGCAAAGTGCTTGCAGCAAGGCCTGATGAGGAAagcgaagaggaagatggggacGGATTGGAGGCTGCTTCACCTCCAGCTCGCAAGAGGAGTGCTGGAGGCAAGAAGGCAGCAAAGAGGAAAGGCCGGGTGGCGCGGAAACTGGACGAAATAGGGGATGACTGTATGCGGACGAGTGATATGGAGATTACGGATGGGTCAGACGATGGTGCCGACCTAGAAGATTTTGTCGTCGGCGATGATGCGGACCTGTTCGGCTCGAGTGCCAATCAAAAGTCAACAAACTCGAGGACACCTGGCTCTGCAAAGAAGCAGCCGTCAGCAGAAGAAAAACCTTTCTTCGAACCCATGGATTTTACTGCGACGCAGGATTCAGATGAGGAGATGCCGGATATCACGGAGCTGCTGAAGTCGTCGGTAAAGAAAACGAAGCATAGCATGGCGGCGACAGCTTTTGGCACAGAGGGTAATGAGGATCTGTCGCCGGAGCCGACGACGCCacggaagaagaaaaggcgGATCTTTGTTGCtgacagtgatgatgatgagtgagCCACTCGATGGTTGAATGGGGTGGCATTTTTACAAGTATATGAAGCATTGGATTGCAGACACGTGAAGAAAACTGAAATTAGAGCAAACTCCCAAATATATTTTCTTGGATTATATGATCTTAAATATAACCATCCCAGAGCAACTTGTGTTTACCTATGTCACTACTATTTCTTTaacccttttccccctctaTCATACAACAATAAGGTATACCTCACCCATCAAACACAAACCAGTCTCCTTGCGGTGTTCAGCACAGGAGGAGGGAATACCTCTCCTTGCAAGGCCTGTATCTCCCCGGGACAAGAgaaacctccctcccacctACAATCCTGATCTCCCCCCATTGGCCTCCGCCTGCACGGTTCAACCGCCGCCTCTTGACCTCGATCTCGCCTAACCTTTCAGCGATGGCAAAGAGATCGTAACCTTCCTTTCCTACATCGAATAATTCCCTCTGGCTCTTGACGAAATTCTCCAGCACCCACCTCTGGCTTTTGgtcagagaggaggaggaggtgtgtTTGTGGATGCCGTGCCAGGTCATCTTGTTGAGCTGGGCTGCCAGCCAGGGGTTTTTGGCTGGGAGGTCGAGGCGGACTTTGTGGTGTTTAGTtaggaggttgaggaggagggtttggtcgggggttgtttgggggaggaggaggaaggatttgagttgggagaggggggagagggctgTGGGAGAGGTGTAGTGGGTGTaattggggttggaggtggtgcaggttttggacttggagggtgttggggatcgtctggggtggtggtagactAGCTTTGGGGTGGAGCGGATTGCTGATGtggcggtggttgtgggTTGCTGAGATACACCGCTGTAGGATGGGGTGTTGTCTGCCACGGGGTTGGGGCGAGAGAGGGAGCGGGTTGTGATCTCACTGTGGTGGTTCGTGCCTGATTGCTTTTGGACGGAGCTGCTTGGGTTACTCTTGCGGGTGTTGACAGCAGGTGTTATTGACTTTTTGGCCTGTTTCAAAGCGTCAGTCTTCGCTGCCTCCAGTTTCTCTAGAATGTCAGTGTTACCGTGAAGGTATGAAACTGTTTCGAAATAGAAATGGGGAGTAGGGCAAGAGTAAGTGGACCTACCGTGCGTATTTATTGAGCCTCTCTCTGGCAGTTGTTGTTTGGCAGTCGACTTGTTGTCTTTACCTAACGCGCGGCGTCTCAGACTCAAGAAGGTGAATGCCATTGTTGTCCAGGGCCGGTGTATGTGATATTCCGAGCCAACCAACAACCTACTCAAAAGAAATCCAACAAACCCTTCTGCCAAAAACAACCGAAACAGGACAGCAGAATCTCAGTTTTGGTATTCAATGGGTGcagatggggatgggagtgGAGGTTCTTCCACAACCAACTCATGAGGGGCCAAACTTCTTAAATACGACGTTTTAATCGAGCAGCTCGATGTCAGAACAATGCATTGTTTGCGAATGACAGAACAACGGACAAAGAAAACTAGCCAAATTTATTGTCATTAATGGTCCTGCCAACCGCccggcaacaacaactcaTCCATTGTCGAAGCAGCCAAGCTATGCACCTCAGATACCGTTCCAATGAGATTTCAATATGTCTGAGTGAGTGTGTATTTTTACAAAAGTTTTCAGCTGCTGAATGGCCCTGCAGAGATATGTTGATATGGTTATTGTAGGATAAAGGTCATGATGAACATAGTGCTAAACCACATCAAAGACAACAGTGTGTCCTAAGCTAAACAGTGGAAATCTATAAATAGTTCTGCTGCGAACTACCGATTTGGACAACAGTATTGTAGAACTCTTTCTTTATCTGAAAACCTCAATCATAGTTTCCACAGTAGACCTCCAAAGATGAccggaagaagaaaaattGGGACCACTGACGACACACCACGCCCTGCTCAGGAAGAGTGTAGCTGTGGGCATCGAACTAATGCCTTAACTCAGGCGACGGAAACATCAGCAGCACTCCAACCGGAGATACCTGAGTCGGGTCCTGACTGTGCTGGTC
It contains:
- the MPH1 gene encoding 3'-5' DNA helicase (EggNog:ENOG503NUYD; COG:L; BUSCO:EOG092614O9), giving the protein MDDEFDETFDFDDDLIALTQVAEAEAAAAANSTAHRPQESAVKTPGTPPSVPAAARVNTAAAISEFDDLPSDAFDSSPQPPNNQKRPSQVPHPRATPISQGQGQGFRQTTLWGGTARQGNIRPSQVTKSRPFRADLPPEIPTHHELNDCELPTWVYPLNLGPIRDYQFTIVNSALFNNTLVALPTGLGKTFIAATVMLNFYRWTKRGKIVFVAPTKPLASQQVKACLDVAGIPRSEATLLTGETAPALREAEWETKRLFFMTPQTLQNDLSKGYADPKSVVLLVVDEAHRATGDYAYVKVIEFLRRFSQSFRVLALTATPGSSVEGVQNVIDNLGISHIEIRTEESLDIRQYVHSRDTNTITLDPSDEMMEVRGLFSKALQPLVDKLSAQNIYFGRDPMSLTTYGLMKSRSDWLAGAGRHANQGLKFAMFAVFSILQSLSHSIKLLNFHGIKPFYHNLLEFRNSEEEKGGKDSSMRRQVINDESFKKMMTMIEKWMKLDGFSGHPKLDCLCETLVHHFMDAGEGSSTRVIVFSEYRDSAEEIVRVLNSKPLISATVFVGQADSKRSEGMKQKQQIETIEKFKNGQYNVLVATSIGEEGLDIGQVDLIVCYDASSSPIRMLQRMGRTGRKRAGKIVLLLMKGKEQEKFLEAKDNYARMQQLICDGDSFNFRHDLSTRIIPRDIKPEVDKRMVEIPIENTQDPSLPEPKKAGARKKASKKKFNMPDGVETGFVKASDFFGKAAAKKTAPPKPVEPQETDEIAEPPPLGKVVLSKAQIEELDRRYRSLPGNANAEVGPIDFGAHSQRFLRPTSLVRHGKKTKRFVKLMKKLGDSQDPFEKFTAPYGDTDMSNWGDLPVPIFASDTDASEDEDSAGTGTGGNRGKKRKVLAARPDEESEEEDGDGLEAASPPARKRSAGGKKAAKRKGRVARKLDEIGDDCMRTSDMEITDGSDDGADLEDFVVGDDADLFGSSANQKSTNSRTPGSAKKQPSAEEKPFFEPMDFTATQDSDEEMPDITELLKSSVKKTKHSMAATAFGTEGNEDLSPEPTTPRKKKRRIFVADSDDDE